CAGCGATTCAAGCTAGggtaatgagatttttttttctcttctataGTAGAATCAATTAGAGAGGTGTCATTTAGctttctcttgtttcttttcttttttgttaaattattaggTTCAGGAGATAGCCAAGGAGAGTAATCCACCGAAACTTGGTCATTTTTTGGACAACTGCCACTATTGCAAGAAGCATATGCCAGTGGGTGTTGAAGTCTACATGTATAGGTAATCTTAGCTACCATTACTAGTACTTTATTGTTAatcattttgtaaaatttaaTATGTTTCATGTTAATGTGTCAAGTCTGTTGTTTGATGTTCAACatataatctttttttttttgcattaatATGCGATTTCACTTTTGTAGAATAGTTTTGTTGGCTGATAAtcttaatttcattttttgttaattGCATTAATAGATTTATTATTCTTGTTCCAAAGCTGATTTCTAGTAAAATTTGATTTCTTCTTTCCCTGTTGTCTATTTCTGTCTCTttcactctctctctttcccaCCTCTCCATCCAATTAAAATGATTTCAATCCCTCATCCCCAGATCTATTATTTTCAGGGCTTTTGTATGATTTATGTTCGCTATGATATTGACCAATCTTTTCCAATATCTTCTCGGGATGTTTAAAAAACAAATGAGTGAGGCATGAATAGGAAAAGGTTCAAAAACTTGAAattgtttatttcttttcctattGTCTTCCTTGGGAAGAGGTAGGGGATCGGAGAGGCTGAAGTTTTTATTTCTGCCAACCTATGctacattcacaattcaaactGTTAATAATGTAATAATAAATTTGAGGCTGGTTATATAAGGATGATttgtttaatttaatttaacttatacttttgttattttgaatGTAATATTGGTAATGTGGTATAGAGACTTCTGCGGGTTCTGCTCTATAGGATGCCGTGAGATACAAATGTCACTTGATAAACTGGCAAAAAAGCAAGCAAAGCTGGCGCAAAAACAATCAGCAAGCATCATCGACAAAGTGGATCAGTGAAAGTATAAGTTGATATGAAAAGCCAGAATAAATGATGTTGAATATAGCAGTTTCCTTGCTGAGTATAGAAGTGCGAAATTGTTAGGTTTTCATAAGGGTTTTGTGCTAATGTTCGAGCTGTATCATTTAGTATAACTTTCTATGACCAGATTGGTGTGAATATTGGCAGTTTGTATATAGTTGCTTTACTTTTGAATGTGCAAAGTAACTTGCCCAAAAAAGATTTAACTAGCATAAAAATATTAGAGTGGTTCATTGACTCGTAATCATAAATTtgccagaaattttttttttctacaaaacCTGTATTCAAAAACCATCTAAGCTTTATTTTGGTAATTTGAAATtcggttattttattttagccAGACATTTGGTAATATCCAGAGTTTTAGATTGATTTTTTGAATGTAGGTTGGTGAAGTATAGTGTGATGTATAATCATAGAAGTGGTTGATATCATAAAAATGTTTTTCCAAGGTTACATAGTCTTAATCTCTAATTAACAGGATTATGAACTATATGCCATACAACAAATTATCTAACTTTCAAATATTTCTTATGGTACATGAATGGGATCCCATTCTACATAAAATCCATCTATGATGGATTTAATTTTATAATAGCATGAGTTAtaagttattatttttctttttccaagtTATAAGTTATTGCACCATTCCTAAGCAGATAATTATAGAATGCATTACTCGGTATATAATAAATATAGTATATTATTAACACATAAAATTAAGTGATTTGTCCGATAATTAAGAATTCAAGAACTGAATTTCAATAACCATTTTCAaacaattatacaaaataaataCTGAAATATCAACTGGTTTTATAGATATCCTACTTCCGATATAAATTCGATCTTGAATTTTGAACGCCCATAAAAAATATATTCGTCAACCTTTAACATCGAGTGTTAAATTTTTGCTAAATACCTAGGTGGAGTTAAGAACTCAGCTCTTGTTGTCAAACTAAATTTCTATGGTATCTTAGACCATGTTCCTTGTTAATGCTTATCATTTTTCCATCCACTTCATCTATTTGTATTTGGTCGATAAGCTCCATATAATTTCGTGTTGAaactttgaaaaaaattatGCTTCCTAATATTTCATTCTCAATAGCAAACATGCTTTTCCTCGTGAGGTTttgaaattaataattttaagcTACCAGGGAATAGCTACAACTGGTAATGGTGCGTGTTGTTTTAGATGGCGAATTGAAGTCGCTAATATCTCGAGACATTCTTTCATATTTGTGATTGAGCAAAATTGACACCCAAGCAAATTGGTTGTGAATGTAAAATGTATGAAAATATGGCTTCTGAATTTCATGTTCACAAATTTGGAGAGGCCAGTACATAATTGGATAATAATTTCTGTAGGTTAAATTGGTACAAAGAAGATGATAAATCTCCACAATAACAAGATGacgaaaaataaaaatagataggTATTGCCATATTCTATTTTGttcttgtttattttatttagatATATAAATTCTGCATAATTTAATCTTTTGCAATAAACTTTGCCATTAGACTTAAATATATTGACTACCCCAAAGTAAAACGG
Above is a genomic segment from Coffea eugenioides isolate CCC68of chromosome 5, Ceug_1.0, whole genome shotgun sequence containing:
- the LOC113771914 gene encoding uncharacterized protein LOC113771914, producing the protein MSVNELASILSVMPMKRSRVDTEEELTLSVAIKQQQQQQKQSTAIQARVQEIAKESNPPKLGHFLDNCHYCKKHMPVGVEVYMYRDFCGFCSIGCREIQMSLDKLAKKQAKLAQKQSASIIDKVDQ